AAGACTCGTGACAGAGTTAATAGGGGTGAAGATTTGAAGACAAACCTTGATATTTAAAGGGGTCAGGTTGAGCATGACTAGGACATACTACTTGGAGTTCAAGTTCACGAGGCAGAAGTAAAAGTGAGGATTGatcagtgttatcaaaggcgaaaagcgtaaaaaagctctaaggtccaTTAGGCCTTTAAGCGCAGAGTGCAAATAAAGTGtaggctttaatgaaaaaaggcatAAAGGGAGATaaagatacaaatatatatatatttagtccaagaccaataattataaacatgaatgacaaatatttgaccaaagaaattgaaaaaaaaggtatgataaagtgaaatatcaattgtttaatgtcacttcttcaaaagaggctcattggcaaggaaaagtttgcCTTAGAACCGTGATGACCACACTGAAGCGCACATAAAGCGAAGCGAAGCGCTAaacacgttttgagcctcgcttcagggcttaagcaCGCCTTTGACAACACTAGAATTGATATACAAGTCATCTTCGAGAGAGTAAGTTTTGAGTATCTTGGATctataatccaagaaaatgggGAGATCGGCAATAATGTCAAACACCGTATTAGAGTGGGGTGGATGAAAAGGAACCTCACCTCCAGTATCTTGTGTGATAAAAATGTTCCACGAAAAAACTTAAAAGTAAATTTTATAAAGTGGTTGCCAAATCCATTATGTTGTACAGAGTGGAGTGCTGGTCAGTCAAGGATTCGCACGTGCAGAAAAAGAAAGTAGTGaaaatgaggatgttgagatggatgtgtgaaTATACTAGTAGAGATAGatttaggaatgaagatattcaGAACAAGGTGGGAGCTACCCTCGTGCTGAATAAGATGAGGGAGGTAGGGGTTAGATGGTTCGGACATGTAAATTGTAGATGCATAGACCAGTGAGAAGGTGCAAAAGGTTGGCTATCACAGGTAtgaggagaggtgattagacacgATATGATACACTTAAAGCTTATCGAGGAAATGATCTTAAATAGGAGGATATGAAGGTTGAGGATTAGGATAGAAGATTAATAAGTAGTCGAGCATTGTCGTAGTGTTATGTGTTGTTGCTATTGTTCTCTTCTCCATTATGTTTCAACATGACTAGTACTACTTCACCATATATCTTCCTTTGCATACttgttttttttatgttttactcGAACCGAGGATTTATCGAAAACAACTTTCCTTCACAAAATAGGGATAAGACTGTATAGATACCACCATTCCATATGGGAtaacactgggtatgttgttatttCCTATTGGTGTTTGTGCCTATCCCTAATAAGTAGAAGGGTTTAATACAAACCACCCGAACTAGATTGGAAATGAAACTAGTTGATTGATTTGAATTTGTACCAACTTCATATTCCAATAGCCAAAAGGACTAATCCTACTTTTAACTTACTTACCATTCTAGCAAATACCCATCATTGACATAAAAAGATACTGAAGATTTGTCGACAGTTTAAACAGAGTAggaaaccaaataaaaaatagcACAAAGGTACCAAATATAGACTAAAACGCAAAACTGATATGAGGGTATTAAGAGAACCACCTTCGACGATTGCGACGAGCAGCATCACGTGTCCTGCGCTTCTTCTCGTCTTGCGCGTTCTCGAAATATCTTCTACGCTTGCATTCCTGGATGACCCCAGCTCTCATGACCTCCCTCCTAAACCGGCCGAGAAGCTTCTCTTCCGGTTCATTATCACCCACAATAACCTGAACGTTATAAGCCGATCTGAAGTAAAGGGTGTTCGCATAAGCAAGTGAAGGGCAAACTATGGCCGAAACATCGCAATCAGAAGACGATAATGGTAATATTGGGTATTTGTGATTGTCGTTGGATGAAACGACCATTGACAAAGAATCATTGTTGGGTcttgaagaagagagagaatcAGCGGCGGAAAGAGGGAATTGAAGGGTTGGAGCTTTGGGGGTTGGGGGTTTCGAAGGGttgaagaaggagaagagaTTGGCTATGGATGAGACAGCCATTTGGGAAATTGGAATGAGGTTGTGGCACTGAGCAACTGTTTCCTTTTGGATAAAATGACACTCCTCTTGTATTAAGggcttgtttggatggttgttaaaTACTTGTATTgtatcctctttttttttttaattttccaccCGATATTCGGAGCCGCATTGGAGCTCCGACTAAATCTAGATCATGCACTGTAGGGCTCATTCGGGGATCATGCTCCAAACAAGATTTTCTCCATATACATGGCTCGAACTGGAAACTTTTGATTAATGGTGAAATAGTCCTATCACTGCACCACAATTCATAttgtaattaaaattatatagctataaataataaatattttttacataaaatatatttagataattttttcttttttctcttcgcAATATGCcgcttttatttttctttttttggtctaAAAGATCAAACTTATATTAAAACTTTAAGATAGTACAAGGGATTTGTTGGTGCCATTACAGGAATACATCATATTATCCACCACTTGGTGTATTCTAAAGTTCGAGCTACATGGATTGTGGCTCGTGCTACAAGGATTACAGAAGTGGTGATTACAAAAACTATCTTGTGTGTTAGAGTTGTAGGGTGGAGGATTACAAAAGTGTCGGTTACAAAAACTTGATGCAAGAAGCTTGTTATCTAAAATAGTCTTGTCCATGGTTCGAGTAGTTGGGACTCCTCCCTGATCAGCGCGTAGTGTTTTCGTCACAAAAAAAGGTGGTTGTTGAAATATTCATATCCCGTTGTTGTCTAGAGTTAAGCCAAAACTTGCAAGCTGATCTGCTATCGCATTTTGCTCCCTGTACACATGTTCTACTACTGATTTATGCATTAGGTTCAGGAGGTACCTTATTTCAAAGGTAAATATGATATTTTCCTTCTTTGTAATCTAAATATAGGTTTATCTATCTATACTACATTAAAAGCACGAACGTTCTTAAAAAAGTTGATTAAATTTTTTGCCATTCAATAAAAAACttttctttaaataaaattatttttttaccatttttcttcaattattattattattattattattattattattattattattatatgggAAGAAATCTAAATTATAggaagataattaaatatttatttttaatagtctaTTTTTAATATCAGGAGAATTATCATCTTCCCTTTTAAGTGAAGAACTCATTAGATGTATAATTTGTTTATGTAATAATTGTTTTGATGGAAAACTAAGTCATacctcataaaaataaaataattacagaCAAATATCTCTTTACAATTCATATCCCCCTCCCCAAAGCATGCGATTCGCGATCAAGATATTGTCGCAGTATCAACATACTGACATGGGGTATCATTGAGCTTGCTTCagtccttaatgataccaccaTAATATGTCTATATATTATCATGGTATCATTGATATCTACTTCAATTCTTCAGGTACATCTCCATGAAACTATCATATACTGGCATGATATCATTACGGATCGTTTTATACAAATATTGAATGATACTATatactgtgatggtatcataaagATTTTTCCTAGGTCATTCGATATTACATGAATGATACTGTCAAAGTATATTCGTATATTATCGTGATATTAAAAATACTTAATGAGGAACTTTTAAAATCATCAATGATACTATAACAATAAATTGATACCTTATCACTATCATATAGGATTGGattcttttttttaagaaataaaaataaaacaattaagagaaaattattaaaattacaaacttatttattaaactaattaataaatatattcttTATGATACTCCATCGATATGTTGATatcatatcggtatcatataggactaaacttaatcctctgtgatactctatcggtatattgataccctatcgATATAATGTCAGTGCgtgaatttaaaaataattaaaggggTACAAGAGTAAttagtttgtcacgccccgggagggtattctagacgtggccgacactcgaagaccattgctggtccccaagcgaaccacttgatccaatcacacatctattcatatcaatcaatcagcggaaagtttaaaataaagaaataatttagtgggcaactcaaatcatcaatctaactcaaataatgaaggccattggccaacaaatcaaactccaatctatgtcgttaaatagtttgacaagaataattcaagaaataaaatactcaatcgacctatcactatctagtctatgaagcctctatcactactatctaattggtgccaatgacaggtttatggctacctcaaattagaatgaaaagactaactcgatgcaagaataacttaagcggtatcctccgaatgtaggggaggactcaccaataagctgggTGTGAACAGATCATCaacggtgcgcctattgatgatctcttaaatatgtctttgcatcataaaatgatggaggtccaaatggacgtcggtacgtggaatgtacgagtatgtaatatggcagaatgaaacaatacctattcaaatatctcaagtcataaggataagagatactcaatcaaggagtcataaatctaaagtaggaatacggtttagacagagactgcttatatacaatccaatccaatcacatacaatccaattcaatttaatcacataccatccaatccaatccaatcatatacaattcaatccaatccaatcatatacaatccgatccaatccaatcatatacaattcgatccaatccaatcgtatacaatctgatccaatccaatcgcatataatccgatccaatccaatcatgtacaatccaattcaatccattaatttacaattcaatcgcataccatccaatccaaacCAAtcatattcaatccaatccaatcttgtacaatccaattcaatcctatccaatcgtttacaatccaatcacataccatccaatccaatcatatacaatcaactcaacaataaagtcaaatgactcaattcaatagatatgcaaattagaatttagcaataatttacaaatcaactcaatcagatgcaatctcaatcaaaccaatcatatcaagcacaattcactcaattgggagtttctctaaccgataactatcaccatatgagcaagcaatagtacaacaagccgacattgttgccacgtccattcataTCCTGCCAGgataagaacgaatcaacaaatcatgaatccataaccaatcaagtcctatcatgttaggacagtaatttaggaaacatccaattttaatggtccaatcctctcctacgtttggcgacgtagttattggtatgggtatggactatactcttacctaattcggtgctcgatattcctcccaagactcaatatgctcatatctatcaagtgagtaaaatattcaaaatactcatttaatcTCTTAagacttattttcaaatcaactcatttagtctcattggactcttttcaaaactcattcaatCTGGTCTCGTTGGACCTTCATTCACAATCagctcatctcaatcatcaaactcttctttttgaatttgataccatctcaactcaatgaatgcagaaaatattagatgcgtttaaaacataattttaactcctcaactcaaactcaaaatagacattttaatgtaaaaatactcaactcgtttatactcaaaatattcatgttcaaaaatgataatttagagacttctcaaactcaactcatacgtaaactctttttaaatcaaagatgaagtaatcattctttaacctcaaaatagtgtataaatagtttatgccaaaatgttcacaaatcatttatttaaaactccttctcaaataataatttatactcatatgactccaatcaaatcaaattatgcaaatcacatatcatgtagtcacattagacccCAATCCATTTTACCTCAAACATCGTCATCAACATacatcttcatcaatcattctacatatgttaaataaccatcattcacatcatcatcaaacataatcattcacatcattatcaaacatcttgctccaaaattcttatttaattatatattccatttatagaaataaaagtgacattctagctctaccaatatttcatttctttttatgccattcacattcataactatccaattcattcttttcattccaatcaatacatatacacacaaaaccatcaatctcaacctcgagataattatgacaaaaagaagtctcatcttgggttcacgtgaatgaatacatgaatccatactcccaacaaaactcaactcaaggacaccatcaatacatattaatttatatacaagAATTCATTGTTGTCAATATGTAACTAcggtttgtgaaataaatatgaaagataattattcaagaatttaagtcatgaaaatcatcaatcaattactaGTATACAAAAATATTCCAGAGTtcaggaaaatttcaagaaaaccttcatagaaggtttaAGTCTTTCACcatcttcatccaacacatctatggggcatatggaagaactcaatccatattttaggttagccttacataccttagagtagattttgaagaaaccttattgttaggtcttcaatgggaagcttgaatctttgaattttgagggcaaatcttgttggagatgatttgagagagaagagggtgaaggttagggttctttggagg
The sequence above is a segment of the Solanum dulcamara chromosome 11, daSolDulc1.2, whole genome shotgun sequence genome. Coding sequences within it:
- the LOC129874077 gene encoding 30S ribosomal protein S21, chloroplastic produces the protein MAVSSIANLFSFFNPSKPPTPKAPTLQFPLSAADSLSSSRPNNDSLSMVVSSNDNHKYPILPLSSSDCDVSAIVCPSLAYANTLYFRSAYNVQVIVGDNEPEEKLLGRFRREVMRAGVIQECKRRRYFENAQDEKKRRTRDAARRNRRRRGPPRNFSEDKQETTKNKRDDDGEDNWELPDGGVAF